The following DNA comes from Phytohabitans rumicis.
CACGAACAAGCGCCACATGATCGAGCAGGAGGGCCTCAACGCCTGGGGCATCTGGAACTTCTCCCAATGGGACTCGCTCGCCGCCCACCTCAAGAAGGGCTTCGAGTACGCCAAGCAGCGCTGCACCGCGTACCCGCGGTTCGTGGTGCAGCGCGACCTGGTCGACTCGTTCCTGGACATGTACCTGCCGGTGGTCCGCTCCGTCCGCTTCGGACACCCGCTGGCCGTGGCCGCGGCCGGCGACCCGCTACCCGACCTGGACTTCGGGCCGCTGATCAGCGCGGCCAAGGCCGACGAGCTGCGCCGCAAGGTCGACGAGGCGGTACGCGGCGGCGCCGTCCCGCTCTACCGCGGGCGGCTGGACGGGGCGCCGTTCCTGGACGGGCAGGACCGGTCGGCGTACGTCGCGCCCACCGTGCTCCTCGCCCCGCCCGGCCGGTCCCGGCTGATGCACGCCGAGCCGTTCGGCCCGGTCGACACGATCGTGGTGGTGGACACCGAGGACGAGCTGCTCGCCCAGATGAACGCCTCCAACGGCGCGCTGGTCGCCAGCCTGGCCTGCGACGACGGGGACGAGGCCGGCAAGCTGGCGGTGGACCTGCAGGCGTTCAAGGTGGGGATCAACAAGCCACGGTCCCGGGGCGACCGCGAGGAGCCGTTCGGCGGGCGGGGCGCCTCCTGGAAGGGCGCCTTCGTCGGCGGCGACCTCCTCGTGTCCGCCGTGACCGAGGGTCCCACTCCCCTGTACGGCAACTTCCCCGACTACTCCTCGTACCCGGCGACCTGACCGGCCGGGGTTAGCGCCCGCGCCCCGCGGCGATCAAGGACTTCCGCGCCGATCAAGGGCATACGGTCGTGGATCAGAGATCAAAGCACGACCGTTCGCCCTTGATCGACGGCAGTGTCCTTGATCGGCGCGGCGCACGAGCGCGCGGCACGGGGCACGGCGCGGCGCACGCGTGGCGGGGCGCTACGTTGCGGGAGCGGTGGTGGTGGCTCGGGCGGCGGCCAGCGGGACGGTCACGCTCAGCATCGTGCCGTCGCGGTCCACCGGGCCGGGGCGGTCCAGGCGGCGCAGCGTCGCCAGCATGCCAACGTTGTCCGCCTGGGTGTGGGCGACCACGGCCGCGTACCCGGCCCGGCTCGCGTGGGCCACCAGCCGGCGCAGCAGGGCCGTGCCGACCCCGCGCCGCTGCCACGCGTCCTCGACCAGCAGCGCGATCTCGCCGATCGCGCCCTCCGCCACCAGGTTGCCGACCGCCACCACGCGGTCGTCTTCGGCGAGCGCCACCAGGGTCACTCCGCGCGCCGGCTCGATCAGGCGGGCGAGCAGGGCGGGCGACGGGCCGGACGTACCGGCGAGGTAGCGGCGGTGCCGGCTGCGCGGCGTGCACCGCTCGTGCATCGCGCGCACGGCGGCCAGGTCGTCGCGGACCGCGGGGCGTACCCGCACCTCGACGCCGTCCGGCAGGACCAGCGTGACCTGGTCGGCCGCCTGGCGTACGACGGTGGCGGCCAGGTCGACCAGGGCCTGGGCGCGGGCGTACTCGGCGGGCGTGAAGGCCGGCGCCGGGCGGCTGATCTCGTACGTGCCGCCGGTCGGGTCGACCAACCGCATCTGGCCACGGTTCGCGCCGTACCGGTCGTCGCCGGGCCTGGGCCGCCAGATGACCGCCTCGGCGCCGAGCAGCGCGGACAGCACGTCGCCCAGCGAGTGCGGGTCACGGACCAGCCGGCTGGCCAGGGACAGCGTCTTCGTCGGCCAATCGGCCAGCTCGCGGGCCTCGGTGCGGCTCACCCAGGGGTCACGGCCGCGGCCCTTCTCCACCGCGGCGATCAGGTCGGCCTCGGTCATCGCGTCCGGCGCGTCCACCAGGAAGTCATCGACGGCCCCCGCCGTCGTCGTGTGCACCTGCACCGCCAGGATGTTGACCGACTTCAGTGCCAGGCTCGCCGTCAGCACGGCCAGGTAGCCCGGCCGGTCGTCCACGGTCGCCCTGATCCGCCACAGTCCCATGAGGACCTCCTTACCCGGTGGTTGCCGCCGGTGACGCCGTGACCAGGTCGAGCCGATCGCCGAGGATCACCGCGGCGGCGCGTACGAGCTGCGCGACCCGGTCGACCTCGGTCACGTGGAACGCGGCCGCCGGCAGGTCCTCGACCTCGCCGCGGGCCACCATCAGCACCAGGCCGGCGCGGCCGAACGGCGCCACCGCGTACCGGGTGCGGTCCGGCCCGGTCAGCGACCGTGCCCGCAGCGGGGTCACCTCGGGCAGCAGCAGCGGCGCCGGGGCACGCCAGCTCGCGTACGCCACCGCGGGCTCACCGCCACCGGCCACGAGCGGGTCGTCGCTCGCCAGCGCACGCGGGGCGGTCCCGCTCCGTGCGGCCCAGTCAGCGGGTACGACGGCAGCGGCGGCCCAGTCGGCGGCGAGCAGCCCGGGGACGGCGTCCACGAGCGTGGCGAGCCCGTCGGCCGGGTTGGCGGCGACCTGGGCGAGCAGCTCCGCGTCGTGCCCACTGGTCACCGGGGCGCCGATGGCCCGCCAGATACCGTCGACCTGCACACCCGGGATCGCGGCGAGGCCGGCCCGCAGGCGGTCGATGCGCGACGCGCCCGGCCACACCACGGTGAAGTCGTCAACGGCCCGGCCACCCAGCCGTTCCAGGACGACGACCTGGACGATGTCCGCTCCGGCGACGCCGAGCGTGCGCGCCACCTGCCCCAACGCACCAGGCCGGTCCGGCAGGGTCACCCGAACCCGCAACAACATGGCAAGCCTCCCGTCGGTGGGCCGGCGTCCAGCGCCGGTGTCCCCTACCAGGGTGCCTGATGACCATTTCGTCCCTGTTGCATAGCCATGTCTCGGCGCGTTCACCAGCCGTTAAGCGGAGGCGCGTTGCACCATGTGGGTGTTGAGGAGCACGAATGGCTCTTCTAGCTCATCGCGCCGAATGAGCGACATGAGCAGGTGTGCCATGTGCTGACCCATCTCCTCGACCGGCTGGTAGACCGTGGTCAGCGGCGGGTCGGCCTGGCGGGCGATCTCGGCGTCCTCGAAGCCCACGACGGCGACGTCGTCTGGGACCCTTCGGCCGGACTCGCGCAGCGCCCGCAGCGCGCCGCTCGCCATGAGGTCGGACGCCACGAACACCGCGTCGAGGTCGGGGGTGTGCTCCAGCAGCCGGCGCATCGCCGCCGTGCCGCTGGCCTCGCTGAAGTCGCCGTACGCGATGAGGTCCTCGCTCACCTGGCCGCCGTGGTCGCGGATGGCCTGCTCGTAGCCGGCCAGCCGGGTCATGCCCACGCCCATGTCCTGCGGGCCGGCGATGGTCGCGACCCGGGTGCGCCCCCGGTTGATCAGGAACTCGACGGCCTGCCGCGCGCCGCCGGCGTTGTCCACGTCGACGAAGTTGGCCGCCTGCGCCCCGGGCTGCAGCATCCGCGCCGGGCGGCCGCCGAGCACGGTGGGCAGGCCGCGCTGCTCCAGCAGCGTCGGCAGCGGGTCCGCGTCATGCAGCGACAGCAGGAGTACGCCGTCGACGTGCTGCGTGGTGAGGTGGTGCTCGACCTTGTCCCGCTCGGCGGGGGACTGGGCGAGCGCCAGCCACAGCTGCATCGGCGTGTCGAGCAGGCCGGCGTGGATGCCGCGGACGATGCCGGCGAAGAACGGCTCGCCGAACAGCCGCTCCCCCGACTCGGAGATGACCAGCGCCACCGAATCAGTACGCTGAGTAACCAACGCCCGCGCCGCCCGGTTCGGGACGTATCCGAGTTCCTCGATCGCCTGTAGGACGGCGGCGCGGGCCTCCGGGCTGACCTGCGGAGAGCTGTTGACCACGCGGGACACCGTGCCCCGGCCA
Coding sequences within:
- a CDS encoding amino acid-binding protein — protein: MLLRVRVTLPDRPGALGQVARTLGVAGADIVQVVVLERLGGRAVDDFTVVWPGASRIDRLRAGLAAIPGVQVDGIWRAIGAPVTSGHDAELLAQVAANPADGLATLVDAVPGLLAADWAAAAVVPADWAARSGTAPRALASDDPLVAGGGEPAVAYASWRAPAPLLLPEVTPLRARSLTGPDRTRYAVAPFGRAGLVLMVARGEVEDLPAAAFHVTEVDRVAQLVRAAAVILGDRLDLVTASPAATTG
- a CDS encoding GNAT family N-acetyltransferase codes for the protein MGLWRIRATVDDRPGYLAVLTASLALKSVNILAVQVHTTTAGAVDDFLVDAPDAMTEADLIAAVEKGRGRDPWVSRTEARELADWPTKTLSLASRLVRDPHSLGDVLSALLGAEAVIWRPRPGDDRYGANRGQMRLVDPTGGTYEISRPAPAFTPAEYARAQALVDLAATVVRQAADQVTLVLPDGVEVRVRPAVRDDLAAVRAMHERCTPRSRHRRYLAGTSGPSPALLARLIEPARGVTLVALAEDDRVVAVGNLVAEGAIGEIALLVEDAWQRRGVGTALLRRLVAHASRAGYAAVVAHTQADNVGMLATLRRLDRPGPVDRDGTMLSVTVPLAAARATTTAPAT
- a CDS encoding aldehyde dehydrogenase family protein, producing MGLRLAPGTAWEDVLTRAVATTPEAFTGGTLRNLVEGGWQPVGTPSPVRTPIDNGVLVNLSRVDAAAARAAVASAAAAHRAWAATPLAERKARVVAALDELARHRDLLATLLVWEIGKPWRLACADVDRALDGVRWYVDQIDRQLAGRQPLPGPVSNIASWNYPMSVLVHAELVQLLAGNAVIAKTPSQGGAVCLTVAHALMHRAGLPVTLLSGGGEELSEVLVRAPEIGAVAFVGGRSNGGKVAAALLDTNKRHMIEQEGLNAWGIWNFSQWDSLAAHLKKGFEYAKQRCTAYPRFVVQRDLVDSFLDMYLPVVRSVRFGHPLAVAAAGDPLPDLDFGPLISAAKADELRRKVDEAVRGGAVPLYRGRLDGAPFLDGQDRSAYVAPTVLLAPPGRSRLMHAEPFGPVDTIVVVDTEDELLAQMNASNGALVASLACDDGDEAGKLAVDLQAFKVGINKPRSRGDREEPFGGRGASWKGAFVGGDLLVSAVTEGPTPLYGNFPDYSSYPAT
- a CDS encoding LacI family DNA-binding transcriptional regulator, which translates into the protein MTTQRTRSLGRPTLDAVAARAGVGRGTVSRVVNSSPQVSPEARAAVLQAIEELGYVPNRAARALVTQRTDSVALVISESGERLFGEPFFAGIVRGIHAGLLDTPMQLWLALAQSPAERDKVEHHLTTQHVDGVLLLSLHDADPLPTLLEQRGLPTVLGGRPARMLQPGAQAANFVDVDNAGGARQAVEFLINRGRTRVATIAGPQDMGVGMTRLAGYEQAIRDHGGQVSEDLIAYGDFSEASGTAAMRRLLEHTPDLDAVFVASDLMASGALRALRESGRRVPDDVAVVGFEDAEIARQADPPLTTVYQPVEEMGQHMAHLLMSLIRRDELEEPFVLLNTHMVQRASA